In Panicum virgatum strain AP13 chromosome 4N, P.virgatum_v5, whole genome shotgun sequence, a single window of DNA contains:
- the LOC120671001 gene encoding receptor kinase-like protein Xa21 has product MASLGILSPCLVWLLCLITFGSLPEATCSERENDQQALLCFKSQLSAPADVFATWSNASLEFCSWHGITCSQQSPRRVIVLDLASEGITGTISPCIANLTSLERLQLSNNSFHGSIPSELGLLSQLSSLNLSINSLEGNIPSELSSCSQLQILGLWNNSLHGEIPSALTQCIHLQEINVSNNNLEGSIPSLFGTLPELRILNLASNKLSGVIPPSLGSSLSLKYVDLGRNAITGGIPESLASSSSLQVLRLMRNSLSGELPEALFNSSSLIAICLQENKFVGSIPPVTATSPSVKHLHLGGNSLSGTIPASLGNFSSLLDLRLTRNKLVGSIPGSIGYLPTLSLLNLNLNNLSGPVPPSLFNMTSLTALAMANNSLNGRLPSHIGYTLPKIQILLLSSNNFDGPIPASLFNAFHMQWLYLGGNRLTGPVPFFGSLPNLEELELAYNMLEAGDWGFVSSLSNCSRLTRLDLSGNNFQGKLPSSIGNLSVSLKVLWLRDNNISGPIPPEMGNLKNLNQLYMDYNRLTGSIPPTIGNLKSLVVLAGAQNRFSGMIPDAIGNLVQLTDLKLDANNLSGRIPASIGRCTQLQILNLAHNALNGSIPRSILKISSLSQEFDLSHNYLSGAIPEEIGNLINLNKLSISNNMLSGKIPSTLGQCVLLEYLKMQNNLFTGSIPQSFAELVGIKELDISRNNLSGKILEFFTSLNYLHYLNLSFNNFDGAVPRGGIFANASAVSIEGNDQLCSSVLTGGIPLCSARGDDRKSKHTHLVLVAKIVIPVVVIILFCLAAFFWRKRMQAKAHVQQLNKNMKNITYDDIVKATYMFSSTNLIGSGSFGNVYKASMSLHKDQVAIKIFNLDIYGAHRSFLAECEALRNARHRNIVKIITLCSSVDPTGAEFKAIVFPYMLNENLDMWLNQSLHQHSQRKILTLSQRINVAVDLANAMDYLHNQCASPIIHCDLKPSNILLDHEMVAYVSDFGLARFQCTKSSINKDSSATLASLKGSIGYIPPEYGMSQDISTMGDVYSFGVLLLEMLTGCRPTDEKFSNGTSLHEFVDKTFPKNINEIVDPTMLQDDISATEVLQSCIIPLLKIGLSCSMTSPKERPGMDKVSTEIVAIKNMFSRIHEHDQSK; this is encoded by the exons ATGGCTTCTTTGGGCATCTTGTCGCCATGTCTTGTTTGGCTTCTTTGTCTCATCACCTTTGGTAGCCTACCAGAGGCCACCTGCAGTGAAAGAGAAAATGACCAACAAGCACTCCTCTGCTTCAAGTCCCAGCTATCTGCTCCAGCTGATGTTTTTGCCACATGGAGCAATGCATCCTTGGAGTTTTGCAGCTGGCACGGGATCACTTGCAGTCAACAGTCCCCTCGCCGAGTTATTGTGCTGGATCTCGCATCAGAAGGAATTACAGGTACCATATCACCTTGTATTGCCAATCTCACCTCTCTTGAAAGGCTGCAACTGTCAAACAATAGCTTCCACGGGAGCATACCATCAGAGCTCGGACTACTTAGCCAACTCAGCAGTCTGAACTTAAGCATCAACTCTCTTGAAGGTAACATCCCTTCTGAGCTTTCTTCATGTTCCCAACTTCAAATCCTTGGATTGTGGAACAATTCCCTTCACGGGGAGATACCATCTGCCCTTACTCAATGCATTCATCTTCAGGAGATTAACGTTAGCAACAACAATCTAGAAGGAAGCATTCCCTCTCTTTTTGGTACTCTTCCAGAGCTGCGGATACTAAATCTCGCTAGCAACAAGCTTAGTGGTGTCATACCGCCCTCTTTGGGCAGCAGCCTTTCTCTCAAATACGTTGATCTTGGGAGAAATGCTATCACTGGAGGGATTCCAGAGTCCTTGGCTAGCAGTTCATCTCTCCAAGTACTTAGGCTCATGAGAAACAGTCTTAGTGGAGAACTCCCAGAGGCTCTCTTCAACTCCTCATCACTTATTGCCATTTGTCTCCAAGAAAACAAATTTGTTGGTTCTATACCACCTGTTACTGCAACCTCTCCCTCAGTAAAACATCTTCATTTGGGAGGTAACTCTCTTTCAGGAACAATACCAGCCTCATTGGGCAACTTTTCTTCCCTACTTGATCTTCGTCTTACACGAAATAAGTTAGTTGGGAGCATTCCTGGGAGCATAGGCTATTTGCCTACATTAAGTTTACTGAACTTGAATTTAAACAACTTGTCTGGGCCAGTACCACCCTCTCTCTTCAATATGACCTCCTTAACAGCTCTTGCTATGGCAAACAATTCACTCAATGGAAGATTGCCATCCCACATCGGCTATACACTACCAAAAATTCAGATACTACTTCTCTCATCAAACAATTTTGATGGTCCAATTCCAGCTTCTCTTTTCAATGCCTTCCATATGCAGTGGCTTTACCTAGGAGGAAACAGGCTAACTGGGCCCGTTCCATTCTTCGGATCATTGCCGAATTTGGAAGAACTAGAACTGGCATATAACATGCTAGAAGCAGGAGACTGGGGTTTTGTCTCTTCACTATCAAATTGCTCCAGATTAACAAGACTGGATCTGTCTGGGAACAATTTCCAAGGGAAATTGCCAAGTTCTATTGGCAATCTTTCTGTTAGTCTCAAAGTATTGTGGCTAAGGGACAACAACATTTCTGGGCCCATACCACCCGAGATGGGCAATCTCAAGAACCTTAATCAATTGTATATGGATTACAATCGACTCACTGGTAGTATACCACCAACAATTGGGAATCTAAAAAGTTTGGTAGTTCTAGCTGGGGCACAAAACAGATTCTCAGGCATGATCCCTGATGCTATTGGCAACCTTGTTCAGCTGACGGATCTGAAATTGGATGCAAACAACTTGAGTGGCAGGATACCTGCAAGTATAGGACGTTGTACCCAACTCCAAATACTCAATCTTGCTCACAATGCACTAAATGGTAGTATACCAAGATCAATCCTcaaaatttcttctctttctcaaGAATTTGACTTGTCACACAACTACTTATCTGGAGCAATACCGGAGGAAATCGGCAATCTCATCAATTTGAATAAACTTAGCATCTCAAACAACATGCTGTCTGGCAAGATCCCGTCCACTCTTGGCCAGTGTGTGCTTCTCGAATATCTTAAGATGCAAAACAACTTATTTACAGGAAGCATTCCACAATCGTTTGCAGAACTGGTAGGAATCAAAGAGTTGGATATTTCTCGGAACAATTTGTCTGGAAAAATACTAGAGTTCTTCACGTCCTTGAATTATCTCCATTACCTCAATTTATCCTTCAACAATTTTGATGGAGCAGTTCCAAGAGGTGGTATTTTTGCCAATGCTAGTGCAGTGTCAATCGAAGGAAATGATCAGCTGTGCTCTAGTGTTCTAACAGGAGGTATCCCTCTTTGTTCAGCAAGGGGTGATGACAGGAAAAGCAAGCACACTCATTTGGTTCTAGTTGCAAAGATAGTAATACCAGTTGTTGTAATCATACTGTTTTGTCTTGCCGCATTTTTCTGGAGGAAGAGAATGCAGGCAAAAGCACATGTGCAACAACTCAATAAGAACATGAAGAACATTACATATGACGACATAGTAAAGGCAACATATATGTTCTCTTCTACTAACTTAATTGGCTCAGGTTCATTTGGAAACGTTTACAAGGCTAGCATGAGTCTTCACAAAGATCAAGTGGCCATCAAGATTTTTAACCTCGACATATATGGAGCACATAGGAGCTTTCTTGCAGAATGTGAAGCCCTCAGAAATGCCCGGCATCGAAATATTGTAAAAATCATTACTTTATGCTCTTCAGTGGATCCTACTGGGGCAGAGTTCAAGGCCATAGTTTTCCCATATATGCTGAATGAGAACCTAGACATGTGGCTAAATCAGAGTTTACATCAACATAGTCAAAGAAAGATTCTGACTTTAAGTCAAAGAATCAATGTAGCAGTGGATTTAGCAAATGCAATGGATTATCTTCACAACCAATGTGCATCTCCAATAATACACTGCGACTTGAAGCCAAGCAATATTCTTTTGGACCATGAGATGGTGGCATATGTCAGTGACTTTGGACTAGCAAGGTTCCAATGTACTAAATCAAGTATAAATAAAGATAGTTCAGCAACTTTGGCTAGCCTAAAAGGGTCCATCGGATATATCCCACCAG AGTATGGCATGAGCCAAGACATATCAACCATGGGTGATGTTTATAGTTTCGGAGTGCTCCTGCTGGAAATGTTGACAGGTTGTCGTCCCACTGATGAAAAATTCAGTAATGGTACAAGTCTGCATGAGTTTGTTGATAAAACATTTCCAAAGAACATCAATGAGATTGTTGATCCTACCATGCTACAAGATGACATCAGCGCAACTGAAGTTCTACAGAGTTGCATAATTCCCTTGCTCAAAATTGGACTGTCCTGTTCCATGACATCACCCAAAGAGCGGCCTGGAATGGACAAAGTTTCTACTGAAATCGTTGCAATCAAGAATATGTTCTCAAGAATCCATGAACATGATCAATCGAAATAG